From the Solanum pennellii chromosome 4, SPENNV200 genome, one window contains:
- the LOC107017307 gene encoding uncharacterized protein LOC107017307, producing the protein MGCNKEFCKDYFELKAEEASCYDLFRIFYSCELEKRKFLNAPQGTNNIQGIQRRWIVFASVSMQRFLISVKKPMNIIGSKVELLLNYPSCNGGLLKLFFNIILGEVMRPDMKSENFMSMIGQLDWRVDLDKTKNVGDNYYGPSLAIMAAKLSYENEAFTKKVITHNWQMDFIKFYSFWNAYQEVYTTQAIMFQDKVEDSNLVVVAFRGTIPYNADHWITDVDLSWYELEGVGKLHAGFMKALGLQKNKGWPKEIDESSDQKLFAYYQIRKELKMILMKNEKAKFILTGHSLGGALAVLFAAILILHEEEWLLDRLEGVYTFGQPRVGDPQFGNFMKDKFNKYDVKYYRHVYSNDMVPRLPYDDTTFFKHFGSCLYYNSFYNGKVVEEEPNKNYFSVLWFLPMLLIAVYEFIRGFILPWTKGSHYREDWLQKMFRVVGLVIPGLSAHTTIDYVNLTRLGSVLHLPQSARHDQDRLKDD; encoded by the exons ATGGGTTGCAACAAAGAATTCTGTAAAGATTATTTTGAATTGAAGGCAGAAGAAGCTAGttgttatgatttatttaggatattttattcatgtgaattagaaaaaagaaaatttttgaatgCTCCTCAAGGAACAAACAACATACAAGGTATTCAACGTCGATGGATTGTTTTTGCATCTGTCTCTATGCAGAGATTCTTAATTTCTGTGAAAAAGCCAATGAACATTATAGGTTCTAAAGTTGAGCTTTTGTTGAATTATCCTTCATGCAATGGTGGTCTTCTCAAGCTCTTCTTCAACATAATCCTAG GAGAGGTAATGAGACCAGATATGAAATCGGAGAATTTTATGTCGATGATCGGACAACTTGATTGGAGGGTTGACTTAGACAAGACTAAAAATGTGGGTGACAACTACTATGGTCCTTCACTAGCGATTATGGCTGCTAAATTATCCTATGAAAATGAAGCCTTCACCAAGAAAGTTATCACACATAATTGGCag ATGGACTTCATAAAATTTTACAGCTTTTGGAATG CTTACCAGGAAGTATACACCACACAAGCTATTATGTTCCAAGACAAAGTTGAAGATTCAAACCTAGTTGTGGTTGCATTTAGAGGTACCATACCATACAATGCAGACCACTGGATCACAGATGTGGACCTTTCATGGTATGAGCTTGAAGGTGTAGGTAAACTACATGCGGGATTTATGAAAGCATTGGGCTTACAAAAGAACAAAGGATGGCCCAAAGAAATTGATGAAAGCTCAGACCAAAAACTATTTGCTTATTACCAAATCAGAAAAGAACTGAAAATGATActgatgaaaaatgaaaaggCAAAGTTTATATTGACAGGGCATAGTTTAGGAGGAGCATTAGCAGTTTTATTTGCTGCTATATTGATTTTGCATGAAGAGGAATGGTTGTTGGATAGATTAGAAGGAGTTTACACATTTGGACAACCTAGAGTTGGGGATCCACAATTTGGGAACTTCATGAAGgataagtttaataagtatgaTGTTAAGTATTATAGACATGTTTATTCAAATGACATGGTTCCTAGGTTGCCATATGATGACACAACCTTCTTCAAACATTTTGGATCATGTCTCTATTACAACAGCTTCTACAATGGCAAG GTGGTGGAGGAAGAACCAAACAAGAATTACTTCTCTGTGCTATGGTTTTTGCCCATGTTGCTGATTGCAGTATATGAGTTTATTAGGGGGTTTATCCTTCCTTGGACAAAAGGCAGTCATTACAGAGAAGATTGGTTACAGAAAATGTTTAGGGTGGTTGGGTTGGTGATTCCTGGGTTATCAGCTCATACTACTATAGATTATGTTAATCTAACTCGATTGGGATCAGTACTTCACCTTCCACAATCAGCTCGTCATGACCAAGATCGTCTTAAAGACGATTGA